Proteins from a genomic interval of Gadus macrocephalus chromosome 2, ASM3116895v1:
- the LOC132470107 gene encoding uncharacterized protein LOC132470107 — translation MALSQIQCLDENHVNPRTHENKPEFLYCENQRLALEVLLQDGREAFHGFLKARELRGFLSDSELDVLTRLVVPYDPGSDVLHASPLEDSGDGVPLSLHYWPDLSDTSVPDLDLGWPDSASYRGVTRTTVYTQPPQEGQAHIKEIIRKSIAQATKVIAVVMDLFTDVDIFRDLLEAGYKRKVSVYILLEPSTLPHFLSMCDRAKMHPGQLKNLRVRCAGGGEFLTRSCTQLRGRLGHRFMFVDGDKAVSGSYRYTWMSSRLDKHLITVVTGQAVDAFDRLFCELYGTSSAVDLKQVAMEPEPEPEYIPQPVAVAPSAEVTRKRYNPMYALLGMSMNNANPASGSVPHSPLDSNTQDKVGMGTKAKRKMAAQVEAPPLHPGLMDMEKAYMIPYLPTWPEPDPDSNVIGFINVRDNSRQSQVHMQRSERFETSQAIRFSSPFSMPKEILPEVAQLRQRDSYLQYIQKKAYPTQVGAQEVAVYKEQPISPITRLYSTLATKPLGRDVHMILNKSVHIMTSETKIKAEKQPVNTESKPSTNPASQQITTPHIDTPTSFSDKAPIIKTGSAVPTRPVHYLIQETTDTEKKIHIDLLSNLEHTLTSNPASSPVQASPIAVHQQNAAPTVQTQNRIANKVSCKQDLGTKPQSPSKEDYIPSIPSPNLSGSISASKVSPTQPPIGRFTSPYVTTSVSVTSSPSRSITKSPVVPPASPSISSPLPSSSISSSYFNPSMNFHSSNTSPLLCSGPSTSPLTPPVPKPRTIHLLMDSGSKCNALNQPFDCGVVMEQGKLSGFGPVVDDCTPVSKQQEDAFMTSTRKQISPKTVVNSTTKYAELQERRDIKTHLVNDVKDGSYREFPDPKKATNQMPQSILTVNTLQANDNQFEETRPKESGNTNQAGFLVRSPRVIEELSKPDKVSNVVTKPDFQQATQHVLTNEGLLQKHSQTHAAKASESPSSFHTSENNKAIDNQHIPKPNNDTPGSLSIIVVDSISRVQTQGGQRRVKTYPFNDEAVNNVHYRLNPDKGKAENDSRTPEKPTRPHNGRSCPIPDPRTPTPDTSDGYVSSKADSELSTTSDEYYECDETRRPSPVFDQGIGLDNGTTDHSFKAQTKYGVGSEGESEREYKVRIGNDRAAILAAGERHLTGLEGLSQIAKKGCLLPLKTTKQEKSFIYNSPQGQSEPLEPLGVDGYPRSASGKKSADIETSPPPIFRQIRRSSSSASSENTVSPFITPAPSPAPTPKRAAAQPSAAPPDTVVAGPAVVSGPRVQPEAKQVIRKDSRGESAELTRKWEEGWNFRRDEEKDPELFTKGGLGTSSGESHSETSALRTSGAQIRRGPWVRRETEEKKGLQTPQGWPKPPNHQSPVPFQSPAAKPTIPPPPTTVPQLARSYQQVSSRVDALQTQQDSTPQQGQNRRHSSMTTARSLKGADRKSPVEAFSRRSLNHGHPLTGQGSGALPKPQPSFLYSYANSQSQLQRQTQPMIAGDQMAPTVSSQQSTYRQVSAMGDPEPGDSGQDLNKSGFRICVGKLYSIKGLKNKGSSSPSQTKRNPDSLAQPHKSTG, via the exons ATGGCGCTGTCCCAGATACAGTGTTTGGACGAGAACCATGTGAACCCGCGGACGCACGAGAACAAGCCCGAGTTTTTATACTGCGAGAACCAGCGACTCGCGCTGGAGGTGCTGCTGCAGGACGGTCGCGAGGCCTTCCACGGGTTCCTCAAGGCTCGCGAGCTGCGGGGCTTCCTCTCGGACTCCGAACTGGACGTTCTCACCCGGCTGGTGGTGCCCTACGACCCGGGCTCCGACGTCCTGCACGCGAGCCCCTTGGAAGACAGCGGCGACGGCGTCCCGCTGTCTCTGCACTACTGGCCGGATCTGTCCGACACGTCGGTGCCCGACCTGGACCTGGGCTGGCCGGACAGCGCGTCATACCGGGGGGTGACCCGCACCACCGTGTACACGCAGCCACCGCAGGAAGGCCAAGCGCACATAAAAGAGATTATTCGGAAAAGTATTGCGCAGGCTACAAAG GTGATCGCCGTAGTGATGGACCTTTTTACAGATGTCGACATCTTCCGGGACCTGTTGGAGGCGGGGTATAAGCGGAAGGTGTCGGTCTATATCCTGTTGGAGCCCTCTACGCTACCTCACTTCCTGTCGATGTGCGACAGGGCCAAAATGCACCCAGGACAACTCAAG aACCTGCGGGTGCGCTgtgcagggggaggggagtTCTTAACACGGTCCTGCACTCAACTCCGCGGCAGACTGGGACATCGCTTCATGTTTGTGGACGGTGACAAGGCAGTGTCTGGATCCTACcg GTACACTTGGATGTCATCAAGGCTGGACAAACACCTCATTACCGTGGTAACCGGCCAAGCAGTCGACGCTTTCGATCGCCTGTTCTGTGAACTCTACGGCACCTCTAGCGCCGTCGACCTCAAGCAGGTTGCCATGGAGCCAGAGCCCGAGCCCGAATACATCCCTCAACCCGTCGCCGTGGCCCCTTCTGCTGAAGTTACCAGGAAACGGTACAACCCTATGTACGCCCTGCTTGGCATGAGTATGAACAACGCCAATCCTGCCTCCGGTTCTGTCCCACACAGCCCTCTAGACTCCAACACCCAGGATAAAGTGGGAATGGGGACAAAGGCCAAAAGGAAGATGGCTGCTCAGGTGGaagctcctcctctccatccaggACTGATGGACATGGAGAAAGCTTATATGATCCCATATCTGCCTACTTGGCCGGAGCCCGACCCGGACAGCAATGTCATTGGGTTCATTAACGTTCGGGATAACAGTCGGCAGAGCCAGGTGCATATGCAGCGCTCTGAGAGGTTTGAGACCAGCCAAGCTATTCGATTCAGCAGTCCATTCAGCATGCCCAAGGAGATCCTTCCAGAGGTGGCCCAACTCAGGCAACGTGACAGTTATCTCCAGTACATCCAGAAAAAAGCTTATCCCACACAGGTTGGCGCCCAAGAAGTTGCAGTTTATAAAGAACAACCCATATCACCAATCACAAGACTATATTCTACCCTTGCCACCAAGCCATTAGGCCGAGATGTGCACATGATTTTAAATAAATCAGTACATATCATGACCTCTGAAACAAAAATAAAGGCTGAAAAGCAACCTGTCAATACTGAATCTAAACCTTCTACAAACCCTGCATCCCAACAAATCACCACACCTCATATCGACACACCTACATCTTTCAGTGACAAAGCCCCCATAATTAAAACTGGATCTGCAGTGCCTACCCGCCCTGTACACTACCTAATACAAGagaccacagacacagagaaaaagATACACATTGATCTTCTCTCTAATTTGGAGCACACGCTAACCTCTAACCCTGCTTCCTCGCCTGTCCAGGCTAGCCCGATTGCAGTACATCAGCAGAACGCGGCACCAACCGTACAGACACAAAACAGGATTGCAAATAAAGTCTCATGCAAGCAGGATCTTGGTACAAAGCCACAAAGCCCCTCCAAAGAAGACTACATTCCCTCCATCCCAAGCCCCAACCTTAGTGGCAGTATCTCAGCTTCAAAGGTCTCCCCTACCCAGCCTCCTATAGGAAGGTTTACTTCCCCTTACGTCACTACCTCAGTCTCAGTTACCTCATCACCCTCCCGCTCCATAACCAAGTCTCCAGTGGTCCCGCCTGCATCCCCCAGtatctcttcccctcttccATCTTCCTCTATCTCTTCATCCTACTTCAATCCTTCAATGAATTTCCACTCCTCCAACACATCTCCTCTCCTTTGCTCTGGTCCATCCACCTCTCCTCTTACTCCACCGGTGCCCAAACCACGTACAATCCACCTGCTGATGGACAGTGGGAGCAAATGCAATGCTCTGAACCAGCCATTTGACTGTGGAGTGGTCATGGAGCAGGGGAAACTGTCAGGTTTCGGGCCGGTGGTGGACGACTGCACGCCCGTTTCCAAACAGCAGGAGGATGCTTTTATGACGTCAACAAGGAAACAGATAAGCCCTAAAACTGTGGTCAATTCAACAACAAAATATGCTGAATTGCAGGAAAGAAGAGACATTAAAACCCATTTGGTGAATGACGTAAAAGATGGATCTTATAGGGAATTCCCTGACCCCAAGAAGGCAACTAACCAGATGCCCCAATCAATATTGACTGTGAATACACTGCAGGCTAACGACAATCAATTTGAAGAAACAAGGCCGAAGGAGTCTGGGAACACAAACCAAGCAGGTTTCCTGGTCAGATCTCCCAGAGTCATTGAGGAGCTCAGCAAACCAGACAAAGTTAGTAATGTTGTGACGAAACCAGACTTTCAACAGGCCACACAACATGTGCTAACTAATGAAGGTCTACTGCAAAAACACAGCCAAACCCATGCAGCTAAAGCCTCTGAGTCCCCTTCTTCTTTTCATACATCAGAAAACAACAAAGCCATTGATAACCAACATATACCCAAACCAAACAATGATACACCTGGGTCTTTGTCCATTATTGTGGTTGATAGTATTTCACGTGTGCAAACTCAAGGGGGCCAACGCCGTGTCAAGACTTACCCCTTCAATGACGAGGCTGTAAACAATGTACACTATAGGCTGAATCCAGATAAAGGCAAAGCCGAAAACGACTCGCGCACCCCTGAAAAGCCAACGCGCCCGCACAACGGACGCTCCTGCCCCATCCCCGACCCCCGGACGCCGACCCCCGACACGAGTGACGGGTACGTCTCTTCGAAGGCGGACTCTGAACTGTCTACCACCTCAGACGAATACTACGAGTGCGACGAAACACGGCGCCCCTCCCCCGTGTTTGATCAAGGGATCGGCCTGGATAACGGGACAACGGATCACAGCTTCAAAGCCCAAACTAAGTATGGAGTAGGATCTgaaggggagagtgagagagagtataAAGTGCGGATTGGGAATGATCGAGCAGCCATTTTAGCTGCAGGTGAGCGACACCTAACAGGTTTGGAAGGCCTTTCACAAATAGCCAAAAAGGGATGTCTCTTGCCCCTGAAAACCACAAAACAGGAAAAAAGTTTCATTTATAATAGTCCCCAGGGCCAATCGGAGCCTCTGGAGCCTCTGGGGGTTGACGGGTACCCCCGTTCTGCCTCAGGAAAGAAGTCAGCCGACATCGAAACCTCTCCTCCGCCCATATTCAGACAAATCCGGAGGTCTTCCTCCTCAGCATCCTCCGAGAACACAGTCTCCCCCTTCATCACCCCGGCCCCCTCCCCGGCCCCGACACCAAAGAGAGCTGCCGCCCAGCCAAGCGCGGCGCCACCAGACACCGTGGTGGCTGGGCCTGCTGTGGTCTCCGGCCCGAGGGTCCAACCGGAGGCAAAGCAAGTGATAAGAAAAGATAGTCGTGGTGAGTCAGCAGAGTTGACCAGGAAATGGGAAGAAGGATGGAATTTTCGGAGGGATGAAGAGAAAGACCCAGAGCTCTTCACAAAAGGGGGACTTGGTACCAGCTCAGGGGAGTCGCATTCAGAAACATCAGCACTAAGAACCAGCGGAGCCCAGATTAGAAGAGGGCCTTGGGTTAGAAGAGAAACAGAGGAAAAGAAG GGTCTGCAAACTCCACAAGGGTGGCCAAAACCGCCGAACCACCAAAGTCCAGTCCCCTTTCAGTCCCCAGCTGCTAAACCCACaatacccccccctcccactacgGTTCCCCAGTTGGCACGGTCATACCAGCAGGTAAGCAGCAGGGTGGACGCCCTCCAGACCCAACAAGACTCAACACCACAACAAGGGCAGAACAGAAGACACTCTTCAATGACCACAGCCCGTTCTCTGAAGGGTGCGGATCGGAAGAGCCCAGTGGAGGCCTTCTCCCGGCGTAGCTTGAACCACGGACATCCTCTGACGGGGCAGGGTTCGGGTGCTTTACCCAAGCCCCAGCCCTCCTTTCTTTACTCATACGCCAACTCACAGTCCCAGCTCCAACGTCAGACCCAACCCATGATTGCCGGTGATCAGATGGCTCCAACAGTCAGCAGCCAGCAGTCCACCTACAGGCAGGTCTCAGCTATGGGGGATCCAGAGCCGGGAGATTCGGGGCAGGACCTCAACAAGTCCGGGTTTAGGATTTGCGTTGGCAAGCTGTACAGCATAAAGGGCCTAAAGAACAAGGGGAGCAGCTCACCATCTCAGACCAAGAGAAATCCTGATTCCTTAGCACAACCACACAAGAGCACAGGCTAG